In Deinococcus sedimenti, a single genomic region encodes these proteins:
- a CDS encoding mechanosensitive ion channel family protein has product MLQELTVQIVKPQVWVGLTLTAVAAYAIYRFGRLLIRALEPHVPARLRPALNGLWALVVIVGWLAVATAVAYLPSVPVLFSLGRDIMDGFRHSAGQLVVVIAMAMIAWNLIGALAHRIVADEEFNRRSVRVQTLKGVVESTLRVVVVILSVIAGLQALGVNATSLLAGVSVLGLAVGFGAQSLIKDVFNGFFILLEDQYGVGDVITVNSGQLSGGVERVNLRVTALRALDGTVHIVPNGQIQTVSVSSKDWSRVVAQVDVTYTANIDDALRVLEQVSTEIYEADEWKHFFLEVPEQQGVTQLAPDGVTLRALFKVQPKSQYAIGREFNRRIKIAMDEAGIEIPFPQRSLNFGGAPIEIKLTREDLGRDTRDTQDREHAPVKPTLTRDPGANETS; this is encoded by the coding sequence ATGTTGCAGGAACTCACCGTGCAGATCGTCAAACCCCAGGTGTGGGTCGGACTGACCCTCACCGCCGTCGCCGCGTACGCCATCTACCGCTTCGGGCGCCTGCTGATCCGCGCGCTCGAACCGCACGTCCCCGCCCGCCTGCGCCCCGCCCTGAACGGGCTGTGGGCGCTGGTCGTGATCGTCGGCTGGCTGGCCGTCGCCACCGCCGTCGCGTACCTGCCCAGCGTCCCCGTGCTGTTCAGCCTGGGCCGCGACATCATGGACGGCTTCCGCCACAGCGCCGGGCAACTGGTCGTGGTGATCGCCATGGCCATGATCGCCTGGAACCTCATCGGGGCACTCGCGCACCGCATCGTCGCGGACGAGGAATTCAACCGCCGCAGCGTCCGCGTGCAGACCCTCAAGGGCGTCGTGGAAAGCACCCTGCGGGTCGTGGTCGTCATCCTGAGCGTCATCGCGGGCCTCCAGGCGCTCGGCGTGAACGCCACCAGCCTCCTGGCCGGGGTGTCCGTCCTGGGTCTCGCCGTGGGCTTCGGCGCGCAGAGCCTCATCAAGGACGTCTTCAACGGCTTCTTCATCCTCCTCGAGGACCAGTACGGCGTCGGCGACGTCATCACCGTGAACTCCGGGCAGCTGTCCGGCGGCGTGGAACGCGTGAACCTGCGCGTCACCGCCCTGCGCGCCCTGGACGGCACCGTGCACATCGTCCCGAACGGACAGATTCAGACGGTCAGCGTCAGCAGCAAAGACTGGTCCAGGGTCGTCGCGCAGGTGGACGTCACCTACACCGCGAACATCGACGACGCCCTGCGCGTCCTCGAACAGGTCAGCACCGAGATCTACGAGGCCGACGAGTGGAAGCACTTCTTCCTGGAAGTGCCCGAACAGCAGGGCGTCACGCAACTCGCCCCGGACGGCGTCACCCTGCGCGCCCTGTTCAAGGTACAACCCAAAAGCCAGTACGCCATCGGCCGGGAATTCAACCGCCGCATCAAGATCGCCATGGACGAGGCCGGGATCGAGATTCCCTTCCCGCAGCGCAGCCTGAACTTCGGCGGCGCCCCCATCGAGATCAAACTCACTCGCGAGGACCTCGGCCGCGACACCCGCGACACCCAGGACCGCGAGCACGCCCCCGTGAAACCCACCCTGACGCGCGACCCGGGCGCCAACGAAACCAGCTGA
- a CDS encoding chlorite dismutase family protein gives MVDLDPSGQVTQREPDRGGRQFMNYSFFKLDPAFRRLPHAEREEIKAEFMAAADAWQADAPAAKGLIQRSYSLVGVRGDVDFMIWRMAFDVRDFQDAQARLNRTRLMGYLTQPYTYTSMNKRSQYVNRVEGSGHGLEILPGQGRYLFIYPFIKTRAWYDLTPHARQGMMDEHIYASEPFKGVRINTSYSYGIDDQEFVVSFDSDYPQEFVDLVHRLRYTEASNYTLQDTPMFTCVKKDLQETLDDLA, from the coding sequence ATGGTGGACCTCGACCCCAGCGGGCAGGTCACGCAGCGTGAACCCGACCGTGGTGGGCGGCAGTTCATGAACTACTCGTTCTTCAAGCTCGACCCCGCCTTCCGCCGCCTGCCGCACGCCGAACGCGAGGAGATCAAGGCCGAGTTCATGGCCGCCGCCGACGCGTGGCAGGCCGACGCGCCCGCCGCGAAGGGCCTCATCCAGCGCAGCTACTCGCTGGTCGGCGTGCGCGGCGACGTGGACTTCATGATCTGGCGCATGGCCTTCGACGTCCGCGACTTCCAGGACGCCCAGGCCCGCCTGAACCGCACCCGCCTGATGGGCTACCTGACCCAGCCGTACACGTACACCAGCATGAACAAACGCAGCCAGTACGTGAACCGCGTCGAGGGCAGCGGGCACGGGCTGGAAATCCTGCCCGGCCAGGGCCGCTACCTGTTCATCTACCCGTTCATCAAGACCCGCGCGTGGTACGACCTGACCCCTCACGCCCGCCAGGGCATGATGGACGAGCACATCTACGCCTCCGAACCGTTCAAGGGCGTGCGCATCAACACCAGCTACTCCTACGGCATCGACGATCAGGAGTTCGTGGTCAGCTTCGACAGCGACTACCCGCAGGAATTCGTGGACCTCGTGCACCGCCTGCGCTACACCGAGGCGAGCAACTACACGCTGCAGGACACCCCGATGTTCACCTGCGTGAAAAAGGACCTGCAGGAGACGCTCGACGACCTCGCATAA
- a CDS encoding VOC family protein, translating into MLKHVSFLTRDIAATVAFYEHLGATTEKNLTTTEGHRRAVLRLGDGLLQFFQITGETPAPHAHWAEHIALHVTGLRDLLPALKESGVTVTRDLQPSPGGRDMAFVQDPDGRQVELLEG; encoded by the coding sequence ATGCTCAAGCACGTCTCCTTCCTGACCCGCGACATCGCCGCGACCGTCGCCTTCTACGAACACCTCGGCGCCACCACCGAGAAGAACCTCACCACCACCGAAGGGCACCGCCGCGCCGTGCTGCGCCTCGGGGACGGCCTCCTCCAGTTCTTCCAGATCACCGGCGAAACCCCCGCCCCGCACGCCCACTGGGCCGAACACATCGCCCTGCACGTCACCGGCCTCCGCGACCTCCTCCCAGCCCTGAAAGAGAGCGGCGTGACCGTCACCCGCGACCTCCAACCCAGCCCCGGCGGACGCGACATGGCCTTCGTGCAGGACCCCGACGGACGACAGGTGGAACTCCTCGAAGGGTGA
- a CDS encoding AzlD domain-containing protein codes for MSGWLVIGLMWAVTYAARLLGLSLGGLNLPPFWLAFLRFVPVSVFAALIVPDVLGSPEWAQRLVGAAVGGALLWRTRNLAAGIVGGFAAYWAARMLGV; via the coding sequence GTGAGCGGCTGGCTGGTCATTGGGCTGATGTGGGCCGTGACGTACGCGGCGCGGCTGCTGGGGCTCAGTCTAGGTGGGCTGAACCTGCCGCCGTTCTGGCTGGCGTTCCTGCGCTTCGTGCCGGTCAGTGTGTTCGCGGCGCTGATCGTGCCGGACGTGCTGGGCAGCCCCGAGTGGGCGCAGCGGCTGGTGGGGGCCGCCGTGGGCGGGGCGCTGCTGTGGCGCACCCGGAACCTCGCGGCGGGCATCGTGGGGGGCTTCGCGGCGTACTGGGCGGCGCGCATGCTGGGCGTGTGA
- a CDS encoding DUF309 domain-containing protein — translation MTVSESVDFRRGAALFACGEWWEAHEAWEGPWMTARGDDRVFLQALILLAAALHKRWAHGSLTHRNYDKALRYLDALPAEYAGVDLAQLRSDVWAALLAPARPQPGRPALLAPGGAAWLE, via the coding sequence ATGACGGTCAGTGAGTCGGTGGACTTCCGGCGCGGCGCGGCGCTGTTCGCATGCGGCGAGTGGTGGGAGGCGCACGAGGCGTGGGAGGGGCCGTGGATGACCGCGCGCGGGGACGACCGGGTGTTCCTGCAGGCGCTGATCCTGCTCGCGGCGGCGCTGCACAAACGCTGGGCGCACGGCAGCCTGACGCACCGGAATTACGACAAGGCCCTGCGGTACCTGGATGCGCTGCCCGCCGAGTACGCGGGTGTGGATCTCGCGCAGCTGAGATCGGACGTGTGGGCGGCGCTGCTCGCCCCGGCGCGGCCACAGCCGGGGAGGCCCGCGCTGCTCGCCCCTGGCGGGGCCGCATGGCTCGAGTGA
- a CDS encoding RBBP9/YdeN family alpha/beta hydrolase → MTPTIVIVPGLGESGPEHWQSLWTAKFGAARVRQDDPERPTPETWSARLQEVIDATPGDLVLIGHSCGVLNIVHWARLTGGHPRVKGAMLVGPTDADRAFEEYPTVADMAPVPMQPLPFPALVVASENDPFASFERAQAFAEAWDAEFISAGEAGHINIASGHGDWPDGEVLLSEALHAWTPPDIVRM, encoded by the coding sequence ATGACGCCGACCATCGTGATCGTGCCGGGCCTGGGGGAGAGCGGGCCGGAGCACTGGCAGAGCCTCTGGACCGCGAAGTTCGGCGCGGCGCGCGTGCGGCAGGACGACCCGGAGCGGCCCACGCCCGAGACGTGGTCGGCGCGCCTTCAGGAGGTCATCGACGCGACGCCCGGTGATCTGGTGCTGATCGGTCATTCCTGTGGCGTGCTGAACATCGTCCACTGGGCGCGCCTGACCGGCGGGCACCCGCGCGTGAAGGGCGCGATGCTCGTCGGCCCCACCGACGCGGACCGGGCGTTCGAGGAGTACCCGACCGTGGCGGACATGGCCCCCGTCCCCATGCAGCCCCTGCCGTTCCCGGCGCTGGTCGTCGCCAGTGAGAACGACCCCTTCGCCAGCTTCGAGCGCGCGCAGGCGTTCGCGGAAGCGTGGGACGCCGAATTCATCTCGGCCGGCGAGGCCGGGCACATCAACATCGCCAGCGGTCACGGCGACTGGCCCGACGGCGAGGTGCTCCTCAGTGAGGCCCTGCACGCCTGGACACCGCCGGACATCGTGCGGATGTGA
- the plsX gene encoding phosphate acyltransferase PlsX, with product MSLPVALDAMGGDHGAVPNVEGAVQAARAGVAVILVGDRVKLHAELGRHAGSASLPIEVVEATDVIGMDEHASDVRSRTQASINVASRLVKEGRASAVVSMGHSGATMASALLTLGRIRGVERPAILTHLPAKGGFTTLLDAGANADVKATYYAQWARLASVYLKVVEDRENPTVGLLSIGEEPHKGSALVLEAHGLLKALHGRGINFHGNVEGRDIFRNTTDIVVTDGFTGNVVLKLAEGEAKVLFGWVKEALQSSLKSKLGGLMVRGALRGLAERMDPSTYGASLLIGVRGLAFIGHGSADARAVKNALLRAARAHEANLVPRLEAAFTDSSGA from the coding sequence ATGAGCCTGCCGGTCGCGCTGGACGCCATGGGCGGCGATCACGGCGCCGTGCCGAACGTCGAGGGGGCGGTGCAGGCCGCCCGCGCGGGCGTCGCCGTGATCCTCGTGGGGGACCGCGTGAAACTCCACGCGGAACTGGGGCGGCACGCGGGCAGCGCCAGTCTGCCCATCGAGGTCGTCGAGGCGACCGACGTGATCGGCATGGACGAGCACGCCAGCGACGTCCGCAGCCGCACGCAGGCCAGCATCAACGTCGCCTCGCGCCTCGTCAAAGAGGGCCGCGCGTCGGCGGTCGTGAGCATGGGCCACAGCGGCGCGACCATGGCGTCCGCGCTGCTCACGCTGGGCCGCATCAGGGGCGTCGAGCGGCCCGCGATCCTCACGCACCTGCCCGCGAAGGGAGGCTTTACGACCCTGCTGGACGCCGGGGCGAACGCCGACGTGAAGGCCACGTACTACGCGCAGTGGGCGCGGCTGGCGAGCGTGTACCTGAAGGTCGTCGAGGACCGCGAGAACCCCACCGTGGGCCTGCTGTCCATCGGTGAGGAACCCCACAAGGGCAGCGCCCTGGTCCTTGAGGCGCATGGCCTGCTGAAGGCCCTGCACGGCCGGGGCATCAACTTCCACGGGAACGTGGAGGGCCGCGACATCTTCAGGAACACCACCGACATCGTCGTCACCGACGGCTTCACCGGGAACGTCGTCCTGAAACTCGCCGAGGGTGAGGCGAAGGTGCTGTTCGGGTGGGTCAAGGAGGCGCTGCAGAGCAGCCTGAAGAGCAAGCTGGGTGGCCTGATGGTGCGCGGCGCGCTGCGCGGCCTCGCCGAGCGGATGGACCCCAGCACGTACGGCGCGAGCCTCCTGATCGGCGTGCGCGGCCTTGCATTCATCGGGCACGGCAGCGCCGACGCCCGCGCCGTGAAGAACGCCCTGCTGCGCGCCGCCCGCGCGCACGAGGCGAACCTCGTCCCCCGGCTGGAGGCCGCCTTCACCGACAGCTCCGGCGCGTAA
- a CDS encoding cysteine desulfurase family protein, which produces MIYLDYAATHPMTPEALTAYAQAAALPGNPASVHAAGQAARERLEEGRARVAAAFGVDPRTLIANGGGTEGDNHVLLGTARAWQDAHGRPGHLITTPTEHSAVLAPARALAAQGWTVTFLTPDRFGRYDPAELADALRDDTALVSLHHANNELGAVQDTPALAALAAARGVPYHTDAVQAPGVLPVDLIDWGVTFATFSAHKWGGPRGVGFLYIRRGAELPPLTLGGGQEGGVRPGTQDTAGVYASGVALTHAAATQGATLAHLGALREQFMREVAGIPDLSVNHAPDSSPKVVNVTVGGADGEALLMNLDMLGVAASAGSACSAGTMQPSHVLTAVGLDEAQARASLRFSFGAATTPAEVSAAAQALAQAATWSRA; this is translated from the coding sequence ATGATCTACCTGGATTACGCGGCGACGCACCCCATGACCCCGGAGGCCCTGACGGCGTACGCGCAGGCGGCGGCGCTGCCGGGCAACCCGGCCAGCGTGCACGCGGCGGGGCAGGCGGCCCGCGAGCGGCTGGAGGAGGGCCGCGCGCGGGTCGCGGCGGCGTTCGGGGTGGACCCGCGCACGCTGATCGCGAACGGCGGCGGCACTGAGGGCGACAATCACGTGCTGCTGGGCACCGCGCGCGCGTGGCAGGACGCGCACGGGCGGCCCGGGCACCTGATCACCACGCCCACCGAGCACTCGGCGGTGCTGGCCCCCGCGCGGGCGCTGGCGGCGCAGGGCTGGACGGTCACGTTCCTCACCCCGGACCGGTTCGGGCGGTACGACCCGGCGGAACTCGCGGACGCGCTGCGGGATGACACGGCACTGGTGTCCCTCCACCACGCGAACAACGAGCTGGGGGCCGTGCAGGACACGCCGGCGCTGGCGGCCCTGGCGGCGGCGCGGGGCGTGCCGTACCACACGGACGCCGTCCAGGCGCCCGGCGTGCTGCCGGTGGACCTGATCGACTGGGGCGTGACCTTCGCGACGTTCAGCGCGCACAAGTGGGGCGGCCCGCGCGGCGTGGGTTTCCTGTACATCCGCCGCGGCGCCGAGCTGCCCCCCTTGACGCTGGGCGGCGGGCAGGAGGGCGGCGTGCGACCCGGCACGCAGGACACCGCCGGGGTGTACGCCTCGGGTGTGGCCCTGACCCACGCGGCCGCGACGCAGGGCGCGACCCTGGCGCACCTGGGCGCCCTGCGCGAGCAGTTCATGCGGGAGGTCGCGGGCATCCCGGACCTGAGCGTGAATCACGCGCCGGACAGCAGCCCGAAGGTCGTGAACGTCACGGTGGGCGGCGCGGACGGCGAGGCGCTGCTGATGAATCTCGACATGCTGGGTGTCGCCGCAAGTGCCGGGAGTGCGTGCAGCGCGGGCACCATGCAGCCCAGCCACGTCCTGACCGCCGTGGGACTGGATGAGGCGCAGGCCCGTGCGTCCCTGCGCTTCAGTTTCGGCGCGGCCACCACGCCCGCCGAGGTCAGCGCGGCGGCCCAGGCCCTCGCGCAGGCCGCCACCTGGAGCCGCGCCTAG
- a CDS encoding PASTA domain-containing protein, whose product MTGQVGRVKMIDGKYEVLREVSVQGPVTLSEVRAAEGVTRQVAWFNVASPADRQAFHAYRTALRALSPAGLTDVVARPGAFYAVWQPVTGQPLEAALAHKGVPQELVENVNALAASLAEHGYALEDAQVLVEGHELRVAYLAPRVTPRTPDDVAARNAATLAPLKQARVKRRREPGAWLTFVPGLLLLGGATYLGAQAVQIYLNPPVRPVSSVLGQTAKQAARQLTGEGFRVEFATGQAAGRAIGSIIRQDPAGSSNLPVGRLVTLTVNNPPAIEVPRLEEMTPAQARDALKGSAMTVGKVVKVDGTLTGTPEGRVVAQLPESGSTAQQGQVVQLMVSTGITGKKTFLPNLAGMQYEDALKDIRAAGLVVTKVTPQPSDRKEGTVLEQTPQPYATVTTGSPVSLTVAAPRYSSPSRPAGSLPLPPAIPDPEPTPEPTTPVDPLPTEPVDGGTVTPDEIPAVPATDSTPQVAAPVPRSVSLRYTFPTDLPEGTYTLAVRDDAGERPLDLSADAAALAGKQITTTASVSGSAVFVIRRDGEDFALVTP is encoded by the coding sequence ATGACGGGTCAGGTGGGCAGGGTCAAGATGATCGACGGGAAGTACGAGGTGCTGCGCGAGGTGTCCGTGCAGGGCCCCGTCACGCTGTCCGAGGTCCGCGCGGCCGAGGGAGTCACGCGGCAGGTGGCGTGGTTCAACGTGGCGTCCCCCGCCGACCGGCAGGCCTTCCACGCCTACCGCACGGCGCTGCGGGCCCTGAGCCCCGCGGGCCTGACGGACGTGGTGGCGCGGCCCGGCGCGTTCTACGCGGTGTGGCAGCCCGTCACGGGCCAGCCACTTGAGGCGGCGCTGGCGCACAAGGGTGTCCCGCAGGAACTCGTGGAGAACGTGAACGCGCTGGCCGCCTCGCTGGCCGAGCACGGTTACGCCCTGGAGGACGCGCAGGTACTCGTCGAGGGCCACGAGCTGCGCGTGGCTTACCTCGCCCCCCGCGTGACGCCCCGCACGCCGGACGACGTGGCGGCACGCAACGCCGCGACCCTCGCCCCGCTGAAGCAGGCGCGAGTGAAACGCCGCCGCGAGCCGGGCGCGTGGCTGACCTTCGTGCCGGGCCTGCTACTCCTCGGCGGCGCCACCTACCTGGGCGCTCAGGCCGTGCAGATCTACCTCAACCCCCCGGTGCGGCCGGTCTCGAGCGTGCTGGGCCAGACCGCGAAACAGGCGGCCAGGCAGCTGACCGGCGAGGGCTTCCGCGTGGAATTCGCCACCGGTCAGGCGGCGGGCCGCGCGATCGGGTCGATTATCCGGCAGGACCCGGCGGGCAGCTCGAACCTGCCGGTGGGCCGACTCGTGACCCTGACCGTGAACAATCCGCCGGCGATCGAGGTGCCGCGCCTGGAGGAGATGACGCCCGCTCAGGCGCGCGACGCGCTCAAGGGCAGCGCCATGACGGTCGGCAAGGTCGTGAAGGTCGACGGCACGCTGACGGGCACGCCGGAGGGCCGCGTCGTGGCGCAGCTGCCGGAATCCGGTTCGACCGCGCAGCAGGGACAGGTTGTGCAGCTGATGGTCAGCACCGGCATCACCGGGAAGAAGACGTTCCTGCCGAACCTGGCGGGCATGCAGTACGAAGACGCCCTGAAGGACATCCGCGCGGCCGGGCTGGTCGTCACGAAGGTCACGCCGCAGCCCAGCGACCGCAAAGAGGGCACGGTGCTCGAGCAGACGCCCCAGCCGTACGCGACGGTCACGACCGGCAGTCCGGTGTCCCTGACGGTGGCCGCGCCCCGCTACAGTTCCCCCAGTCGGCCGGCGGGGAGTCTGCCGCTGCCGCCCGCGATTCCCGATCCGGAGCCCACGCCAGAACCGACGACCCCGGTCGATCCCCTGCCGACCGAACCGGTGGACGGTGGGACGGTCACGCCGGATGAGATTCCGGCGGTACCGGCCACGGATTCGACGCCGCAGGTGGCGGCGCCCGTGCCCCGGAGTGTCAGCCTGCGCTACACCTTCCCGACGGACCTGCCGGAGGGCACCTACACCCTGGCGGTGCGTGACGATGCGGGGGAGCGTCCGCTGGATCTGAGTGCCGATGCGGCCGCGCTGGCCGGGAAGCAGATCACCACGACCGCGTCGGTCAGTGGGAGCGCGGTGTTCGTGATCCGGCGGGACGGCGAGGATTTCGCGCTGGTCACGCCCTGA
- the trxA gene encoding thioredoxin, with translation MKPVELTDSNFNAEISEGLTLVDFWAPWCGPCRIIAPVIEELAGQYEGKVKIAKLNVDENPVTQGQYRVMSIPTLILFKDGQPVEGVVGAQPKRAFEALLDKYSNAEVASA, from the coding sequence ATGAAGCCTGTGGAACTCACGGACAGCAACTTTAACGCCGAGATCAGCGAGGGCCTGACCCTGGTGGACTTCTGGGCCCCCTGGTGCGGACCCTGCCGCATCATCGCTCCCGTCATCGAGGAACTCGCCGGTCAGTACGAGGGCAAGGTCAAGATCGCGAAACTGAACGTCGACGAGAACCCCGTCACGCAGGGCCAGTACCGCGTCATGAGCATCCCCACCCTGATCCTCTTCAAGGACGGCCAGCCCGTCGAGGGCGTCGTCGGCGCCCAGCCCAAACGCGCCTTCGAAGCGCTGCTCGACAAGTACAGCAACGCCGAAGTCGCCAGCGCCTGA
- a CDS encoding AzlC family ABC transporter permease codes for MTGQRFDWGAFGRGFRVMVPLWAGVVPFAVAYAVTARAGGLSVWETCLMSVTVFAGASQFAAAGQFVGGGVPGVAAVALVGTTFVLNARHVLYGLSLSRQVPLSRWQRAVAAQFLTDEAYGMVLVAGPRDPGGLSVGFLLGAELSLFAAWNAATLLGALAGAVLPDPDALGVGVIFPLAFLGLLVPLLVGRVAVLVAVVSGLGAWALGRVLPGGLVVLLVGVGGALLGALISTRRAEGRA; via the coding sequence ATGACCGGGCAGAGGTTCGACTGGGGGGCGTTCGGGCGGGGCTTCCGGGTGATGGTGCCGCTGTGGGCGGGCGTGGTGCCGTTCGCGGTGGCGTACGCGGTGACGGCCCGCGCGGGGGGCCTGAGCGTGTGGGAGACGTGCCTGATGAGCGTCACGGTGTTCGCCGGGGCGAGTCAGTTCGCGGCGGCCGGGCAGTTCGTGGGTGGGGGCGTGCCGGGGGTGGCGGCGGTCGCGCTGGTGGGGACGACGTTCGTGCTGAATGCCCGGCACGTGCTGTACGGCCTGAGCCTGTCGCGGCAGGTGCCGCTGAGTCGGTGGCAGCGTGCCGTGGCGGCGCAGTTCCTGACGGACGAGGCGTACGGCATGGTGCTGGTGGCCGGGCCGCGCGATCCCGGGGGGCTGAGCGTGGGCTTCCTGCTGGGCGCGGAACTGAGCCTGTTCGCGGCGTGGAATGCGGCGACGCTGCTGGGCGCCCTGGCGGGCGCGGTGCTGCCCGACCCAGACGCGCTGGGGGTGGGTGTGATCTTCCCGCTGGCGTTCCTGGGGTTGCTGGTGCCGCTGCTGGTGGGCCGCGTGGCGGTGCTGGTGGCGGTCGTGTCGGGTCTGGGCGCGTGGGCGCTGGGACGGGTGCTGCCGGGCGGACTGGTCGTGCTGCTGGTGGGCGTGGGTGGGGCGCTGCTGGGCGCGCTGATCAGCACGCGGCGGGCGGAGGGCCGCGCGTGA
- a CDS encoding zinc-dependent alcohol dehydrogenase codes for MRLIAAALLTPRWEPLAPRVVGPGEVRVQTRLSALSVASELSVLRGGPFPSALGYQTLGTVTEVGPGVTLPVGARVVTTLGHAAWGVHGASRVIPVPDDVSDRAALSVILAEETAKGLRRVRPGPRERVLVAGAGLLGLLSVFNLTRAGVRDVSVIEPRADRQALARQFGAREVYAPAEAPRDAFDVGVECSAAPAGFATLLGALKPRGRCVVLSDGNWGALTLPPDFHRKELSVVASSDGEDYAAHARWWWPRVHPVLEALYPLTVAATDLPGLYATLDRPDRPVSVLVDWQRTIRP; via the coding sequence ATGCGCCTGATCGCCGCCGCATTGCTGACCCCGCGCTGGGAGCCGCTCGCGCCGCGCGTGGTCGGGCCGGGCGAGGTGCGCGTCCAGACGCGCCTGAGTGCCCTGAGTGTCGCCTCGGAGCTGAGCGTGCTGCGAGGCGGGCCGTTTCCATCGGCCCTGGGGTACCAGACGCTGGGGACGGTCACGGAGGTCGGACCGGGCGTGACGCTGCCGGTGGGCGCGCGGGTCGTGACGACGCTGGGACACGCGGCGTGGGGAGTGCACGGCGCGTCGCGGGTGATTCCCGTGCCGGACGACGTGTCGGACCGGGCGGCGCTGAGCGTGATCCTGGCTGAGGAGACCGCCAAGGGCCTGCGCCGCGTGCGCCCAGGACCGCGCGAGCGGGTGCTGGTGGCCGGGGCGGGCCTGCTGGGGCTGCTGAGCGTGTTCAACCTGACCCGCGCGGGCGTGCGGGACGTGAGCGTGATCGAACCGCGTGCCGACCGGCAGGCCCTCGCCCGGCAGTTCGGCGCGCGTGAGGTGTACGCGCCAGCAGAAGCGCCGCGGGACGCCTTCGACGTGGGCGTGGAATGCAGCGCCGCCCCCGCCGGGTTCGCCACGCTGCTGGGCGCACTGAAACCGCGTGGGCGCTGCGTGGTGCTCTCGGACGGCAACTGGGGCGCACTGACGCTGCCGCCGGACTTCCACCGCAAGGAACTGAGCGTCGTGGCGTCCAGTGACGGCGAGGACTACGCCGCGCACGCCCGCTGGTGGTGGCCGCGCGTCCACCCGGTGCTGGAGGCCCTGTACCCACTGACGGTCGCAGCGACTGACCTGCCGGGCCTGTACGCGACGCTGGACCGACCGGACCGGCCCGTGAGTGTGCTGGTGGACTGGCAGAGGACCATCCGCCCGTAG
- a CDS encoding LabA-like NYN domain-containing protein, translating to MERIALFIDGANVYAAAKRLGWNFDHRKILEHFAAPGRLYNAFYYTAVPTPIDDKQKRFTDALTYMGYTVRTRPLREATDDSGDTYRRASLDIEIVTDLLTTSDQYDTAVLLTGDGDFERPVEVLRARGKRVVVASIAEMTSYELRNAADQYVDFKDIREHVERPGYRLPSEQRGQETRPFYTSAALDGDDR from the coding sequence ATGGAACGCATTGCACTTTTTATTGACGGCGCGAACGTGTACGCGGCAGCCAAACGACTCGGGTGGAACTTCGACCACCGCAAGATCCTGGAGCACTTCGCCGCTCCGGGCCGCCTGTACAACGCCTTCTACTACACCGCCGTCCCCACCCCCATTGACGACAAGCAGAAGCGCTTCACGGACGCCCTGACGTACATGGGCTACACGGTGCGCACCCGCCCGCTGCGCGAGGCGACCGACGACAGCGGCGACACGTACCGCCGCGCCAGCCTGGACATCGAGATCGTCACGGACCTCCTGACCACCAGCGACCAGTACGACACGGCGGTTCTGCTGACCGGCGACGGGGACTTCGAGCGCCCGGTCGAGGTGCTGCGCGCGCGTGGTAAGCGCGTCGTGGTGGCCAGCATCGCCGAGATGACCAGCTACGAGCTGCGCAATGCCGCCGATCAGTACGTGGACTTCAAGGACATCCGCGAGCACGTCGAGCGTCCCGGTTACCGCCTGCCCAGTGAGCAGCGCGGGCAGGAGACCCGGCCCTTCTACACGTCCGCCGCGCTCGACGGCGACGACCGCTGA